Proteins found in one Muntiacus reevesi chromosome 2, mMunRee1.1, whole genome shotgun sequence genomic segment:
- the ZNF335 gene encoding zinc finger protein 335 isoform X1 has protein sequence MREGPETGRVKAPDLGPPCQAAPEPMEENEVESSSDAAPRPGRPEEPSESGLGVGTSEAVSADSSDAAAAPGPAEADDSGVGQSSDRGSSSLEEVSESSSSTDPLPHGYLPDSSSVSREPVAGVTGGPPALVHSSALPDPNMLVSDCTTSSSDLGSAIDKIIESTIGPDLIRSCITVTSAEGSGAEATRYLILQGPDDGAPMASPMSSSTLAHSLAAIEALADGPTSTSTCLEPPEEAQGGPSSPAQPALGSGTEEPDLQSLEAMMEVVVVQQFKCKMCQYRSSTKATLLRHMRERHFRPGALIAAGPPACTHWCQESDLTSSLYPAPPPPAAAAGKKGRPRKWGSLAQPQEEEGPEEEDDDDIIDAGAIDDLEEDSDYNPADDEPRGRQLRPQRPTPSTLRPRRRPGRPRKLPRLETLDLPDGVDGEPLVSSQSGQSPLEPQDPEAPSSSGRGRLVALGKANRAPVEPGVSQSDARSAASSYQDEADALPRRRGRPSRRFLGKKYRKYYYKSPKPLLRPFLCRICGSRFLSHEDLRFHVNSHEAGNPQLFKCLQCSYRSRRWSSLKEHMFNHVGSKPYKCDKCSYTSVYRKDVIRHAAVHSRDRKKRPDPTPKLSSFPCPVCGRVYPMQKRLTQHMKTHSTEKPHMCDKCGKSFKKRYTFKMHLLTHIQAVANRRFKCEFCDFVCEDKKALLNHQLSHVSDKPFKCSFCPYRTFREDFLLSHVAVKHTGAKPFACEYCHFSTRHKKNLRLHVRCRHASSFEEWGRRHPEEPPSRRRPFFSLQQIEELKQQHSTAPAPPASSPGPPEIPPEAAPFQSPETPPLLCSDTLGGATIIYQPGTAESTAMATQTALDLLLNMSTQRELGGAALQVAVVKSEDVEAGLASSGGQPSPAGATPQVVTLHMAEPGGSVAAESQLGPPDLPQITLAPGPFGGAGYSVITAPTVEEGTSTPGTPYSEEPPGEAAQAVVVGDTLKEAGTHFIMAADGTQLHHIQLTADGSISFPNTDALASGTKWPLLQYGGLPRDGPEPPAPARTHRPRDPQGSASPPPAANKPLGLVVPPSPPSAATASSKKFSCKICAEAFTGRAEMESHKRAHAGPGAFKCPDCPFSARQWPEVRAHMAQHASLRPHQCSQCSFASKNKKDLRRHMLTHTNEKPFECQLCGQRFNRNGHLKFHIQRLHSPDGRKTAAPSARAPARPPTQTIILNSDDETLATLHTAFQSSHGVLGPERLQQALGQEHIFVAQEQTVSNQEEAAYIQEITTADGQMVQHLVTSDNQVQYIISPDGVQQLLPQEYVVVPEGHHIQVQEGQITHIQYEQGAPFLQESQIQYVPVSPGQQLVTQAQLEAAAHSAVTAVADAAMAQAQGLFGTEEAVPEHIQQLQHQGIEYDVITLSDD, from the exons ATGAGGGAAGGGCCGGAGACTGGGAG AGTGAAGGCCCCGGACCTTGGGCCCCCCTGTCAGGCAGCCCCCGAGCCGATGGAGGAAAACGAGGTGGAGAGCAGTAGCGACGCGGCCCCTAGGCCTGGCCGGCCCGAGGAGCCCTCGGAGAGCGGGTTGGGTGTGGGCACCTCGGAAGCCGTGTCGGCCGACAGCAGCGACGCCGCGGCCGCCCCGGGGCCAGCGGAGGCCGACGATTCCGGCGTGGGGCAGAGCTCGGACCGCGGCAGCAGCTCGCTG GAGGAGGTATCTGAGAGCAGCTCCAGCACAGACCCGCTGCCCCATGGCTACCTCCCTGACTCATCTTCTGTTTCCCGCGAGCCAGTGGCAGGGGTGACGGGCGGCCCCCCAGCCCTGGTGCACTCCAGTGCACTCCCAGACCCCAACATGCTGGTGTCTGACTGCACGACTTCTTCCTCGGACCTGGGCTCGGCCATTGACAAGATCATCGAGTCCACCATCGGGCCCGACCTCATCCGGA GCTGCATCACTGTGACCAGTGCGGAGGGCAGCGGGGCTGAGGCCACACGGTACCTGATCCTGCAGGGACCAGACGATG GTGCCCCCATGGCATCACCGATGTCCAGTTCCACCCTGGCCCATAGCCTGGCAGCCATCGAGGCCCTGGCCGATGGCCCCACATCCACATCCACATGCCTGGAGCCACCGGAGGAAGCGCAGGGTGGGCCCAGCTCCCCGGCGCAGCCAGCCTTGGGTTCTGGCACCGAGGAGCCGGACTTGCAGAGCCTGGAGGCCatgatggaggtggtggtggttcagcAGTTCAAGTGCAAGATGTGCCAGTACCGGAGCAGCACCAAGGCCACGCTGCTGCGCCACATGCGGGAGCGGCACTTCCGCCCAGGTGCGTTGATCGCGGCTGGCCCGCCCGCCTGCACACATTGGtgccaagagtcagacttgacaaGCTCGTTGTaccctgctcccccaccccccgcagcaGCAGCTGGTAAGAAGGGGCGTCCACGCAAGTGGGGCAGCTTGGCCCAGCCCCAGGAGGAAGAGGGCCCAGAGGAGGAAGACGACGACGACATCATAGATGCTGGTGCCATCGATGACCTGGAGG AAGACAGCGACTATAACCCTGCAGATGACGAGCCCCGGGGCCGGCAGCTTCGGCCCCAGCGCCCCACTCCCAGTACCCTGAGACCCCGCAGGAGACCTGGCCGGCCCCGGAAGCTGCCTCGCCTGGAGACCTTGGATCTCCCAGATG GTGTGGACGGAGAGCCTCTAGTGAGTTCACAAAGTGGACAGAGCCCTCTGGAGCCACAAGACCCCGAGGCACCCAGCTCCTCGGGGCGGGGACGCCTGGTGGCCCTGGGCAAGGCCAACCGGGCCCCCGTGGAACCCGGTGTGAGCCAGTCAGATGCGAGGAGTGCAGCATCGTCCTACCAGGATGAGGCTGACGCCCTGCCCCGCCGCCGTGGTCGGCCCTCCAGGCGCTTCCTTGGCAAGAAATACCGCAA GTACTATTACAAGTCACCCAAACCGCTCCTGCGGCCCTTCCTCTGCCGCATCTGTGGCTCCCGTTTCCTGTCCCACGAGGACCTGCGCTTCCACGTCAACTCCCACGAGGCCGGCAACCCCCAGCTCTTCAAGTGCCTGCAGTGCAGCTACCGCTCCCGCCGCTGGTCCTCACTCAAG GAGCACATGTTCAACCACGTGGGCAGTAAGCCCTACAAGTGTGACAAATGCAGCTACACCAGCGTCTACCGGAAGGACGTCATCCGGCACGCCGCCGTGCACAGCCGGGATCG GAAGAAGAGGCCAGACCCA ACCCCAAAGCTGAGCTCCTTCCCCTGCCCCGTGTGTGGCCGTGTCTACCCCATGCAAAAGAGACTCACTCAGCATATGAAGACTCACAGCACGGAGAAGCCCCACATGTGCGACAAG TGTGGAAAGTCCTTTAAGAAGCGCTACACCTTCAAGATGCACCTGCTCACGCATATCCAGGCTGTCGCCAACCGCAG GTTCAAGTGCGAGTTCTGCGACTTTGTTTGTGAGGATAAGAAGGCACTGCTCAACCACCAGCTGTCCCACGTCAGCGACAAGCCCTTCAAGTGTAGCTTTTGCCCCTATCGCACCTTCCGAGAGGACTTCCTACTATCCCATGTGGCTGTCAAGCATACAG GGGCCAAGCCCTTCGCCTGCGAGTACTGCCACTTCAGCACGCGGCACAAGAAGAACCTGCGGCTGCACGTGCGGTGCCGGCATGCCAGCAGCTTCGAGGAGTGGGGACGGCGCCACCCTGAGGAGCCCCCCTCCCGCCGCCGCCCCTTCTTCTCTCTGCAGCAGATTGAGGAGCTGAAGCAGCAGCACAGCACGGCCCCCGCGCCCCCCGCCAGCTCCCCAGGACCTCCTGAG ATCCCCCCAGAGGCTGCACCTTTCCAGTCCCCTGAGACCCCCCCACTGCTCTGTTCTGACACCCTGGGTGGCGCCACCATCATCTATCAGCCAG GGACTGCGGAGTCGACAGCCATGGCCACGCAGACAGCCTTGGACCTGCTGCTGAATATGAGCACTCAGCGGGAACTGGGTGGCGCAGCCCTGCAG GTGGCTGTGGTGAAGTCCGAGGACGTGGAAGCAGGGTTAGCGTCCTCAGGGGGGCAGCCCTCCCCAGCAGGCGCCACTCCCCAAGTGGTCACCCTCCACATGGCAGAGCCAGGGGGCAGCGTGGCCGCCGAGAGCCAGCTCGGCCCCCCTGACCTGCCGCAGATCACCCTGGCGCCTGGGCCGTTCGGCGGGGCTGGCTACAGCGTCATTACGGCCCCCACCGTGGAGGAGGGCACGTCGACTCCCGGCACGCCTTACAG CGAGGAGCCCCCGGGGGAGGCAGCCCAGGCCGTGGTCGTGGGTGACACCCTGAAAGAAGCTGGCACGCACTTCATCATGGCAGCCGACGGGACTCAACTGCACCACATCCAG CTGACTGCAGACGGCTCCATCTCCTTCCCAAATACCGACGCCTTGGCTTCCGGCACCAAGTGGCCCCTCCTGCAGTATGGGGGGCTGCCCAGAGATGGCCCTGAGCCCCCGGCTCCAGCCAGGACCCACCGGCCAAGGGACCCTCAGGGCTCTGCCTCCCCACCTCCTGCAGCCAACAAACCCCTGGGCCTCGTAGTGCCCCCCTCGCCGCCATCTGCAGCTACTGCCTCATCAAAGAAGTTTTCCTGCAAGATCTGTGCCGAGGCCTTCACTGGCCGAGCAGAGATGGAGAGTCACAAACGGGCCCACGCCGGGCCGGGAGCCTTCAAGTGCCCTGACTGCCCCTTCAGCGCTCGCCAGTGGCCCGAGGTCCGG GCCCACATGGCCCAGCATGCCAGTCTGCGGCCCCACCAGTGTAGCCAGTGCAGCTTTGCCTCCAAGAACAAGAAGGACCTGCGGCGGCACATGCTGACCCACACCAACGAGAAGCCCTTCGAGTGCCAGCTCTGCGGGCAGCG CTTCAACCGCAACGGGCACCTCAAGTTCCACATCCAGCGGCTCCACAGCCCTGACGGGAGGAAGACGGCAGCCCCCTCTGCACGGGCCCCAGCCCGGCCCCCCACCCAGACCATCATCCTCAACAGTGACGACGAGACGCTGGCCACATTGCACA CTGCCTTCCAGTCTAGTCACGGGGTCCTGGGTCCCGAGCGGCTCCAACAGGCACTGGGTCAGGAACACATCTTCGTGGCCCAGGAACAGACAGTGAGCAATCAG GAGGAAGCTGCCTACATCCAAGAGATCACCACAGCAGACGGCCAGATGGTCCAGCACCTGGTGACATCTGATAACCag GTACAGTACATCATTTCTCCGGACGGAGTGCAGCAGCTCCTTCCCCAGGAATACGTGGTGGTGCCCGAGGGCCATCACATCCAG GTACAGGAGGGCCAGATCACACACATCCAGTATGAGCAAGGGGCCCCATTCCTTCAGGAGTCCCAG ATCCAGTATGTGCCTGTGTCCCCGGGCCAGCAGCTGGTCACCCAGGCCCAGCTTGAGGCTGCGGCACACTCGGCTGTCACAG CGGTGGCCGACGCTGCCATGGCCCAAGCCCAGGGCCTCTTTGGCACGGAAGAGGCGGTGCCTGAACACATCCAACAGCTGCAGCACCAGGGCATCGAATACGACGTCATCACCCTGAGCGATGACTGA
- the ZNF335 gene encoding zinc finger protein 335 isoform X2, which produces MEENEVESSSDAAPRPGRPEEPSESGLGVGTSEAVSADSSDAAAAPGPAEADDSGVGQSSDRGSSSLEEVSESSSSTDPLPHGYLPDSSSVSREPVAGVTGGPPALVHSSALPDPNMLVSDCTTSSSDLGSAIDKIIESTIGPDLIRSESGHGCITVTSAEGSGAEATRYLILQGPDDGAPMASPMSSSTLAHSLAAIEALADGPTSTSTCLEPPEEAQGGPSSPAQPALGSGTEEPDLQSLEAMMEVVVVQQFKCKMCQYRSSTKATLLRHMRERHFRPGALIAAGPPACTHWCQESDLTSSLYPAPPPPAAAAGKKGRPRKWGSLAQPQEEEGPEEEDDDDIIDAGAIDDLEEDSDYNPADDEPRGRQLRPQRPTPSTLRPRRRPGRPRKLPRLETLDLPDGVDGEPLVSSQSGQSPLEPQDPEAPSSSGRGRLVALGKANRAPVEPGVSQSDARSAASSYQDEADALPRRRGRPSRRFLGKKYRKYYYKSPKPLLRPFLCRICGSRFLSHEDLRFHVNSHEAGNPQLFKCLQCSYRSRRWSSLKEHMFNHVGSKPYKCDKCSYTSVYRKDVIRHAAVHSRDRKKRPDPTPKLSSFPCPVCGRVYPMQKRLTQHMKTHSTEKPHMCDKCGKSFKKRYTFKMHLLTHIQAVANRRFKCEFCDFVCEDKKALLNHQLSHVSDKPFKCSFCPYRTFREDFLLSHVAVKHTGAKPFACEYCHFSTRHKKNLRLHVRCRHASSFEEWGRRHPEEPPSRRRPFFSLQQIEELKQQHSTAPAPPASSPGPPEIPPEAAPFQSPETPPLLCSDTLGGATIIYQPGTAESTAMATQTALDLLLNMSTQRELGGAALQVAVVKSEDVEAGLASSGGQPSPAGATPQVVTLHMAEPGGSVAAESQLGPPDLPQITLAPGPFGGAGYSVITAPTVEEGTSTPGTPYSEEPPGEAAQAVVVGDTLKEAGTHFIMAADGTQLHHIQLTADGSISFPNTDALASGTKWPLLQYGGLPRDGPEPPAPARTHRPRDPQGSASPPPAANKPLGLVVPPSPPSAATASSKKFSCKICAEAFTGRAEMESHKRAHAGPGAFKCPDCPFSARQWPEVRAHMAQHASLRPHQCSQCSFASKNKKDLRRHMLTHTNEKPFECQLCGQRFNRNGHLKFHIQRLHSPDGRKTAAPSARAPARPPTQTIILNSDDETLATLHTAFQSSHGVLGPERLQQALGQEHIFVAQEQTVSNQEEAAYIQEITTADGQMVQHLVTSDNQVQYIISPDGVQQLLPQEYVVVPEGHHIQVQEGQITHIQYEQGAPFLQESQIQYVPVSPGQQLVTQAQLEAAAHSAVTAVADAAMAQAQGLFGTEEAVPEHIQQLQHQGIEYDVITLSDD; this is translated from the exons ATGGAGGAAAACGAGGTGGAGAGCAGTAGCGACGCGGCCCCTAGGCCTGGCCGGCCCGAGGAGCCCTCGGAGAGCGGGTTGGGTGTGGGCACCTCGGAAGCCGTGTCGGCCGACAGCAGCGACGCCGCGGCCGCCCCGGGGCCAGCGGAGGCCGACGATTCCGGCGTGGGGCAGAGCTCGGACCGCGGCAGCAGCTCGCTG GAGGAGGTATCTGAGAGCAGCTCCAGCACAGACCCGCTGCCCCATGGCTACCTCCCTGACTCATCTTCTGTTTCCCGCGAGCCAGTGGCAGGGGTGACGGGCGGCCCCCCAGCCCTGGTGCACTCCAGTGCACTCCCAGACCCCAACATGCTGGTGTCTGACTGCACGACTTCTTCCTCGGACCTGGGCTCGGCCATTGACAAGATCATCGAGTCCACCATCGGGCCCGACCTCATCCGGAGTGAGTCAGGCCATG GCTGCATCACTGTGACCAGTGCGGAGGGCAGCGGGGCTGAGGCCACACGGTACCTGATCCTGCAGGGACCAGACGATG GTGCCCCCATGGCATCACCGATGTCCAGTTCCACCCTGGCCCATAGCCTGGCAGCCATCGAGGCCCTGGCCGATGGCCCCACATCCACATCCACATGCCTGGAGCCACCGGAGGAAGCGCAGGGTGGGCCCAGCTCCCCGGCGCAGCCAGCCTTGGGTTCTGGCACCGAGGAGCCGGACTTGCAGAGCCTGGAGGCCatgatggaggtggtggtggttcagcAGTTCAAGTGCAAGATGTGCCAGTACCGGAGCAGCACCAAGGCCACGCTGCTGCGCCACATGCGGGAGCGGCACTTCCGCCCAGGTGCGTTGATCGCGGCTGGCCCGCCCGCCTGCACACATTGGtgccaagagtcagacttgacaaGCTCGTTGTaccctgctcccccaccccccgcagcaGCAGCTGGTAAGAAGGGGCGTCCACGCAAGTGGGGCAGCTTGGCCCAGCCCCAGGAGGAAGAGGGCCCAGAGGAGGAAGACGACGACGACATCATAGATGCTGGTGCCATCGATGACCTGGAGG AAGACAGCGACTATAACCCTGCAGATGACGAGCCCCGGGGCCGGCAGCTTCGGCCCCAGCGCCCCACTCCCAGTACCCTGAGACCCCGCAGGAGACCTGGCCGGCCCCGGAAGCTGCCTCGCCTGGAGACCTTGGATCTCCCAGATG GTGTGGACGGAGAGCCTCTAGTGAGTTCACAAAGTGGACAGAGCCCTCTGGAGCCACAAGACCCCGAGGCACCCAGCTCCTCGGGGCGGGGACGCCTGGTGGCCCTGGGCAAGGCCAACCGGGCCCCCGTGGAACCCGGTGTGAGCCAGTCAGATGCGAGGAGTGCAGCATCGTCCTACCAGGATGAGGCTGACGCCCTGCCCCGCCGCCGTGGTCGGCCCTCCAGGCGCTTCCTTGGCAAGAAATACCGCAA GTACTATTACAAGTCACCCAAACCGCTCCTGCGGCCCTTCCTCTGCCGCATCTGTGGCTCCCGTTTCCTGTCCCACGAGGACCTGCGCTTCCACGTCAACTCCCACGAGGCCGGCAACCCCCAGCTCTTCAAGTGCCTGCAGTGCAGCTACCGCTCCCGCCGCTGGTCCTCACTCAAG GAGCACATGTTCAACCACGTGGGCAGTAAGCCCTACAAGTGTGACAAATGCAGCTACACCAGCGTCTACCGGAAGGACGTCATCCGGCACGCCGCCGTGCACAGCCGGGATCG GAAGAAGAGGCCAGACCCA ACCCCAAAGCTGAGCTCCTTCCCCTGCCCCGTGTGTGGCCGTGTCTACCCCATGCAAAAGAGACTCACTCAGCATATGAAGACTCACAGCACGGAGAAGCCCCACATGTGCGACAAG TGTGGAAAGTCCTTTAAGAAGCGCTACACCTTCAAGATGCACCTGCTCACGCATATCCAGGCTGTCGCCAACCGCAG GTTCAAGTGCGAGTTCTGCGACTTTGTTTGTGAGGATAAGAAGGCACTGCTCAACCACCAGCTGTCCCACGTCAGCGACAAGCCCTTCAAGTGTAGCTTTTGCCCCTATCGCACCTTCCGAGAGGACTTCCTACTATCCCATGTGGCTGTCAAGCATACAG GGGCCAAGCCCTTCGCCTGCGAGTACTGCCACTTCAGCACGCGGCACAAGAAGAACCTGCGGCTGCACGTGCGGTGCCGGCATGCCAGCAGCTTCGAGGAGTGGGGACGGCGCCACCCTGAGGAGCCCCCCTCCCGCCGCCGCCCCTTCTTCTCTCTGCAGCAGATTGAGGAGCTGAAGCAGCAGCACAGCACGGCCCCCGCGCCCCCCGCCAGCTCCCCAGGACCTCCTGAG ATCCCCCCAGAGGCTGCACCTTTCCAGTCCCCTGAGACCCCCCCACTGCTCTGTTCTGACACCCTGGGTGGCGCCACCATCATCTATCAGCCAG GGACTGCGGAGTCGACAGCCATGGCCACGCAGACAGCCTTGGACCTGCTGCTGAATATGAGCACTCAGCGGGAACTGGGTGGCGCAGCCCTGCAG GTGGCTGTGGTGAAGTCCGAGGACGTGGAAGCAGGGTTAGCGTCCTCAGGGGGGCAGCCCTCCCCAGCAGGCGCCACTCCCCAAGTGGTCACCCTCCACATGGCAGAGCCAGGGGGCAGCGTGGCCGCCGAGAGCCAGCTCGGCCCCCCTGACCTGCCGCAGATCACCCTGGCGCCTGGGCCGTTCGGCGGGGCTGGCTACAGCGTCATTACGGCCCCCACCGTGGAGGAGGGCACGTCGACTCCCGGCACGCCTTACAG CGAGGAGCCCCCGGGGGAGGCAGCCCAGGCCGTGGTCGTGGGTGACACCCTGAAAGAAGCTGGCACGCACTTCATCATGGCAGCCGACGGGACTCAACTGCACCACATCCAG CTGACTGCAGACGGCTCCATCTCCTTCCCAAATACCGACGCCTTGGCTTCCGGCACCAAGTGGCCCCTCCTGCAGTATGGGGGGCTGCCCAGAGATGGCCCTGAGCCCCCGGCTCCAGCCAGGACCCACCGGCCAAGGGACCCTCAGGGCTCTGCCTCCCCACCTCCTGCAGCCAACAAACCCCTGGGCCTCGTAGTGCCCCCCTCGCCGCCATCTGCAGCTACTGCCTCATCAAAGAAGTTTTCCTGCAAGATCTGTGCCGAGGCCTTCACTGGCCGAGCAGAGATGGAGAGTCACAAACGGGCCCACGCCGGGCCGGGAGCCTTCAAGTGCCCTGACTGCCCCTTCAGCGCTCGCCAGTGGCCCGAGGTCCGG GCCCACATGGCCCAGCATGCCAGTCTGCGGCCCCACCAGTGTAGCCAGTGCAGCTTTGCCTCCAAGAACAAGAAGGACCTGCGGCGGCACATGCTGACCCACACCAACGAGAAGCCCTTCGAGTGCCAGCTCTGCGGGCAGCG CTTCAACCGCAACGGGCACCTCAAGTTCCACATCCAGCGGCTCCACAGCCCTGACGGGAGGAAGACGGCAGCCCCCTCTGCACGGGCCCCAGCCCGGCCCCCCACCCAGACCATCATCCTCAACAGTGACGACGAGACGCTGGCCACATTGCACA CTGCCTTCCAGTCTAGTCACGGGGTCCTGGGTCCCGAGCGGCTCCAACAGGCACTGGGTCAGGAACACATCTTCGTGGCCCAGGAACAGACAGTGAGCAATCAG GAGGAAGCTGCCTACATCCAAGAGATCACCACAGCAGACGGCCAGATGGTCCAGCACCTGGTGACATCTGATAACCag GTACAGTACATCATTTCTCCGGACGGAGTGCAGCAGCTCCTTCCCCAGGAATACGTGGTGGTGCCCGAGGGCCATCACATCCAG GTACAGGAGGGCCAGATCACACACATCCAGTATGAGCAAGGGGCCCCATTCCTTCAGGAGTCCCAG ATCCAGTATGTGCCTGTGTCCCCGGGCCAGCAGCTGGTCACCCAGGCCCAGCTTGAGGCTGCGGCACACTCGGCTGTCACAG CGGTGGCCGACGCTGCCATGGCCCAAGCCCAGGGCCTCTTTGGCACGGAAGAGGCGGTGCCTGAACACATCCAACAGCTGCAGCACCAGGGCATCGAATACGACGTCATCACCCTGAGCGATGACTGA